In the Thermodesulfobacteriota bacterium genome, GGGGGAGCGGCTGACGATGCGGCAGAAGGACGTTTCGCTGCGCGGGCACTCGATCCAGTGCCGCGTGAACGCGGAGGACCCGAAGAACAATTTCACCCCCTCCTTCGGGAAGATCACCTTCCTGCGGCAGGTCAGCGGCCCGTTCGTCCGCAGCGAGATGGGGATCTACCAAGGCTGGGAGGTGCCGCCGTACTACGACTCCCTCCTGGCGAAGCTGTGCTCGGTGGGGAAGGACCGGATCACGGCGATCGAGCGGATGCGGCGCGCCTTGGGCGAGTTCGACTTGTGGGGGGTGCGCACGACGATCCCGCTGCTGAAGCGGATCATGGAGCACCCCGACTTCGTTTCCGGGAAGATCCACACGGGGTTCATCGAGGAAAACTTCGCGAAGCTGACCGACTATGTGGAATCGGAGGAGGAGATCTACAAGGTGGCCCGTTTCGTCGCCGAGATCTCCGGCCTCGGCCGCAACGCGTACAGCGAGTGAGGGGGAGGACGAAAGACGCATGTCGGCAAGCGCTATGAAGAAGGGGTACCGGAACCTCCTGAAGAACATCCGGGACGGCAAGGCCATCTGGCTCGTCGGCACGGGGCCGCGGGACACCGGCCAGAGCGATTTCAAGAACCGCTTCACCCTCCACGACCTCGAGCGGCTGCTGCCGGTCTACGACGCCTCCGGATACTTCGCCATCGATTCCCACGGCGGGGCCCGCCTGCACCAGGACATGATGAACAACATGATCGACCCGTTCGAGGAGGCGCGCCTCTTCGCGGAGCGGATGCCGCACGTCCTGACGCAGACGCTCGTCCGCGGGACGAACCTGTGGGGGTACCGGATGTACCCCCGGAACATCGTCCGGCTGGCGGTGGAGTCTTTCCTCCCTACGGTCGACGTCTGGCGATGCTTCGACTTCCTGAACTACGTCCCCAACATGGCGCCTGTGGCCGAGGAGGTGCTTCGGGCGGGAAAGATCTTCTCGCCGGCGATCTCCTTCACCGAGTCCGCCGAGACGACCGACGCGTACTACCTCAAGGTGATGAAGGAGATCGTGACGCTGTGCGGCGGAACCCGGGACATCGTCCTGGTGATCAAGGACATGGCCGGCGTCGGGAGCCCGGCCCGGATCCGGCGGCTGGTGGACGCCATCCTCCAGAAGCACCCGCAGCTCATCGTCCTGTACCACCGGCATTCCACCGACGGGCTGGCGATGCCGGCCATGGCGGCGGCGGCGGAGGCGGGGGCGAAGATGTTCGACGTCACCGACGACGCCTTCTCCCGGTTCTACGGCCACCCGCCGGTTCGCCCGCTCGTCCGGTACCTGCGCGAGCTCGGGCACGAGGTCCATTTCGACATGAAGCGCGCGGACGATGCGTCCGAGGTCATACGCGGCTTCATCCGGAACTACGAGCGGTTCGAGTCGCAGTTCAAGGGATTCTCAAGCGACGTCACCCAGCACCGGATGCCCGGCGGCGCCTTCCCCTCCTCCTTCGAGCAGGCGGAGAAGGGGGGATTCCTCGACCTCATGCCGTACATCCTGAAGGGGATGTCGTACGGGAACCGCATCATCAAGTATTTCGACGTCACTCCGGGCTCCCAGATCACGTGGACGACCTGGGCCGGCACGCTCCAGCGGTTCCACAAGGAGGGAGGGGAGTCCAACGTAAAGCGGCTGTTCGGGGTCCTCGACCGTTTCTTCGAGGCGGGGGAGCGGTTCGAGGAGCTGTCGCACGCCGACCAGAACGTGATGCTGCGGCTCTACGCCGGAGCCACCGACGACCTGAAGAACCTGCTGCTCGGGAAATACGGCCCCCTGCCTTTCGGCTGGCCCGCCGACTGGGTCTACCGCAGCGTCTTCGGGGACGGGTGGACGGAGAAGGTCAGGGCGGAGAGGATCCCGTTCGATCCGCTTTCCCTGCTCCCCGACGAGGACCTCGGCGCGGCGCAGGCGGTCATGGAGGCCGAGCTGGGCCGCTCGGCGACGCCGGAAGAGTTCCTCCTGTACCTGATGCACCCGAAGGCCGCGATCAATTTCCTGCGGTTCCGCGAACGCTTCGGGAATACCACGGTCCTTCCCACGAAGGTCTGGCTCGACGGGCTGCGCAAGCCGGGAGACCTGGTCCGGATCTCGATCCAGGGCAAGCCCCACGTGATCACTCTCGTCTCGATCGGCGAGGGGATCGGCGGCGTCAAGGACGTGGTGCTGTCCGTGGACAACATCATGCACGTCTTCCACGTCGACATGCCCGAGGCGGCGGCGGCGAAGAAGACGGTGCGGAAGGCGACCCCGGGGAACCGGGGGGAGATCGGCGCGACCGTCAACGGCACGGTCTGGCGGATCGGAACGAAGGGCCGGGAGCTGAAGGAAGGGGACCGCGTCCGGAAGGGCGAGGAGATCCTGAACATCGAGGTCATGAAGACAGAGAACGCCGTGAAATCGTCCGTCGCCGGCGTCATCCGCGAGATCTGCGTTGCAGTCAACGATCGGGTGGAGGAAGGGCAGCTTCTCGCCGTGGTCGATCCGGGGGGCGAGTGATCCGGGGGAGCGAGGGGCCGGACAGCTTCTTCGCGGAGCTGAAAAGGGCGCTGACGCCCGCGGACAGGACGATTCCTCCCCCCGCTGCGCTCCGCCAGGCGGGCGTCCTCGTCCCGCTGTTCGCTGACGGGAAGGAGATCCGCGTCGTCCTGACGCGACGCACCGAGCGCGTTCCTCATCACAAGGGGCAGGTCTGCTTCCCGGGCGGAAGCCGGGACGCCGGAGACCCGGACCTTCTGGCCACCGCGCTCCGGGAATCGGAGGAGGAGCTGGGGATCCGCCCCGAGGTGGTGGAGGTGATCGGGTCGATGGAGCCGGTGCCGACCGTCACCGGGTTCTTCATTCAGCCCTTCGTCGTCAGGATCCCGGCGGGCTCCCCGTCGCTGCGGGACGAGTTCGAGGTCGCCGAGCTGTTCGACGCGCCGCTGTCGGCCTTCACCGACTTCTCCCTGTACCGCTCTGCGGAGACGACCTTCCTCGGACAGCCCTATCTCGTGTATTTCCTCGACTACGGCCGCCATGCGATCTGGGGGGCGACGGCGCGCATCCTGCACGACCTGGCCGGGATCGCGCTGCGGATCCCGGGCGTCCGCCGCGCGGCAGGGTGACGCGCATGGTTTCCGGCGGCGGCCGCATCGACCACGACATCATCCTCGACCTGGTCCCGATGGGCGCGAAGGTGCTCGATCTCGGATGCGGCGACGGCTCCCTCCTCGAGAAGCTGGTCCGGACGAAGGACGTGCGGGGGAGCGGCATCGAGATTTCCGACGAGGGGGTCCGCGCGTGCATCGGGAAGGGGCTCGCGGTGATGCAGGGAGACATCGACCTTGGGCTCGCGGAGTGGCCCGACCGGTCGTTCGACTACGTCATCCTCAACCAGACGCTCCAGGCGGTGAGGAAGCCCGAGGTGGTGCTGCGGGAGATGCTGCGGGTGGGCCGGAAGGCCGTGGCGGGATTTCCCAATTTCGCCTACTGGAAGCTGCGGGCGTACCTCCTCCTGCGCGGCAGGATGCCGAAGACGAAGTTCCTGCCGTACGAATGGTACGACACGCCCAACATCCATTTCTGCTCCGTCCGGGATTTCGACGAATATTGCGAGTCGCACGGCGTGCGGGTGGAGCGGAGGATCTATATCTCCAACGATGCGGAGGGGAGGGTGCTGAAAGGAGTCCTGCCGAACCTGTTCGCCGAGACCGCCGTGTACCTGCTGGCGGGAGAGTGATTCGCGCAGCCGACTGTCAAGCGGACGGTTGCTTTTTTTGACGAGTTCGGGTATCTTGTTTTGCTGCATATCGTGGGGCTGTAGCTCAGCTGGGAGAGCGCCTGAATGGCATTCAGGAGGCCGACGGTTCGATCCCGTTCAGCTCCACCAGATTTCTCAAGGGGCCAGGCGTAACAGCCTGGCCCTTTTTTTCCTCGGAATCCGATCCGCCGCCCGCCCCAACTTGAAGTCACATATTGTGACTTCAAGTTCGTGTTTAATATCACAGTTTGTGATTTCAAGGACGTGGACCGGCATCGCATAGGATGTGATTGAACCGGATCCGGGGCCTGTTTTTCCCTGCGCCAGATCTCGTCAGAACCCAATCCGCCGCCGAGGTGTCTTCGGCGGCTCCATAAGTTCACGGATAGCCGCGAAAACGATCTTAAGGTGTTCATCGTGAACGCCATGTTTGCGTTCCAATTCGTCCAGGCGACGAGAGAGGGCCGCGTGGGAAGCCGCAGCTCGGCGGAGCGCCACGAATGCCCGCATGATGGCGATGTTCACCTGAATAGCGCGTTCGCTGTTCAGAACGGAGGAGAGCATCGACACACCTTGTTCCGTGAAGGCATAGGGGAGGTACCTCCGTCCGCCCCGCCCCTTTGAGGTCGCAATTTGCGACCTCAAAGATTCGCTCTCTTCCGACGTCAGTCGGAACATGAAATCCTCTGGAAATCTTGCCATATTTCGCCCTACCGCTTCGTTCAGGCGTTTTGTCGGTACGCCGAACATTTCCGCAAGGTCGGTGTCCAGCAGGACGCGGTGGCCCCGGATCGTGAGAATACGGACCTCGATTCGTTCGATAGGTAAAGGCATGGTCTTCCTTTTGAGGTCGCAATTTGCGACCTCTTTATGTTCCTTGCAATGCGTGTACCATGGGGACATGGCATTCGTAAGGCTACGGTCGGCGATATGAAGGCCCCCTGGGGAATCTGCAACCTCTGCGGGTGGCCTATCGCGCGGATCGGCGGGTCGGTCTTCGGGACGCGCTGCCTCCGCGTATTTCTCAGAGTATTTCGACGACATTGGATCCGGGAAGACGAAACGAGGCGTTCCCTGCCAGGACGTCCAGAAGCTGACGCTTGAAGACGGCCGCTTCGACCTGGTGACGTGCACCGGGGTGTTCGAGCACGTCCCGGACGATATGAAGGGATTCCGCGAGATCCACCGGATCCTGCGCCCCGGCGGGCATTTCGTGTTCACGGTCCCCATGACCCGGAATCCCGTCACGATGGAGCGGGCCGTCCTCCGCCCGGACGGCACGATCGAGCACAGGATGGAGCCGGAGTACAATTCCGACCGGATCCGGGGAACCGGCAAGGTCCTCGCCTTCCGCAGCTACGGGGCGGACATCGTGAGGCGCCTCGAATCCGCCGGGTTCGCCGCAGAAACCAGGATGATCGTCTCCCCGGAGAACCGCATTACCGGCATCCCCGTCAACATCGCCCGCAAGCGCTGAGGCGACCGCAGCCGCCCCCTCCGCACGACGGATATATTTCTTTCCCGGGAGAATCTCCCCCCCCGGGATCCGTTTCCTACCGTTAGGAAATCCGGATCGCGCGCGGAAAGGCGGGGCATGGATCTGAATCTTGCGGAATTCTCCCTGGTCGCCTGCGTCGGGGGCGTCGCGGCGGGATTCCTGGGCTCGCTGACGGGGCTGGGGGGCGGCATCGTCGTCACCCCTCTCCTGGTGCTGCTGCTCGGCGTCGATATCCGGTACGCCATCGGCACGTCGCTTATCACGATCATCGCGACGTCTTCCGGCGCCGCCGCGGCATATGTGCGCGACGGCTACACGAATTTCCGGATCGGGATGTTCCTCGAGGTCGCGACGACCGTGGGCGCCATGGCCGGGGCGTACCTCGCGGGGCTGATCTCCCCGTCCGCGATCGCGGTCCTCTTCGGGGCCGTCCTCCTCCACTCGGCATATCTCACGAACCGGCCGCGGCCGGAGCATCCGCCCACCGAGGCGGCGGATCCCGTCGCCGCCAGGCTGAAGATGGACTCGAGCTACCCTGCGCCCGAAGGCCCGCAACCCTACCGCGTTCGCAACGTCCCGGGCGGGTTCCTGCTGATGCTCGTCGCCGGGACGCTGTCCGGCCTCCTCGGGATCGGCTCGGGAGCGGTCAAGGTGCTCGCGATGGACCAGGTCATGCGGATCCCGTTCAAGGTCTCCACCACCACCAGCACCTTCATGATCGGCGTGACGGCGGCCGCCAGCGCCGGCATCTACCTGGCGCGCGGCTACATCGATCCGGTCCTGTCGATGCCGGTCATGCTCGGGGTCCTCGGCGGTTCCCTGATCGGGGCAAAGGTCCTGGCACGGGTCCGCACGCGGGTCCTGAGGATCGTGTTCAGCCTGGTCATTCTGGCGATGGGAGCGCAGCTCATCTACAACGGCCTGGCCGGCAGGATATAGGGAGGGTGCGAATGGGCGGATGGGGCGACGATCGGCTGCAGCGGATCATCGGGGGACTCCTGCGGTGGGGGATCGTGCTCGCGGCGGCGATGGTGGTGACGGGGGGCGTCATGTACTTCGACGAGTGCGGAGGCGCCATTCCCGATTACCGGGTGTTTCGAGGGGAGCCGCCGGAGCTCCGAAGCGTGGCCGGGATCGTCCGGGAAGCCGCTTCCCTGAATCCCCTGGGCGTGATCCAGCTTGGCCTCCTGATGCTGATCGCCACTCCGCTGATACGCATCGCGTTCTCCGTCGCGGCCTTCGCGCTGCAGAAGGACATGGCGTACGTCGCCGTGACGCTGTTCGTCCTCTCGGCGGTCCTATACGGGCTTTCGAGGGAAGGGCCCCGGACCGTCGTTCCTCCCGAAAGGTACCGGTCCGTTTGCGTCCTGTCCGGCGCGGAATCCCCTAAAATGGTATGGCCGCAGGAAGGAACACGGTAAGGGGGTGAGCGATGGAGCTGGGAATGATCGGGCTCGGCCGTATGGGCGCCAACATGGTCCGCAGGCTCATGGGCGCGGGGCACCGCTGCGTCGTCCACGATCTCGCTCCGGAGGCGGTCTCGGCGCTGGAAAGGGAAGGGGCGGCCGGGGCGGCCACGCTCGACGACCTCGTGCGCGGACTGGCGCCACCCCGGATCGTCTGGATGATGGTCCCGGCGGCCGTCGTGGAACGGACCGTCTCGGCGCTGGCCCCGCGGCTCGAACGGGGGGACATCCTCGTGGACGGCGGCAACTCCTGGTACGCGGACGACATCCGGCGAGCGGCGGAGCTCTCCGCGGCGGGGATCCGATACGTCGATGTCGGGACCAGCGGCGGGCTGTGGGGGAAGGAGCGCGGGTACTGCCTGATGATCGGCGGCGACGCGGAAGCAGTCCGCCGGCTCGATCCCGTTTTCCGGGCGCTGGCGCCCCCGATGGAATCGGCCCCGCGAACGCCCGGCAGGGAAGGGGCGGCGGCCGAAGCCGAGGGCGGCTACCTGCACTGCGGCCCGGCAGGCGCGGGGCACTTCGTGAAGATGGTGCACAACGGCATCGAGTACGGGCTCATGGAGGCGTACGCGGAAGGGTTCAACATCCTCCGGCAGGCGGGCGCCGGCGGGGCGGGGAGCGGTTTCCGGTTCCCCCTGGCCGACATCGCGGAGGTCTGGCGCCGCGGCAGCGTCGTATCCTCCTGGCTCCTCGACCTGACCGCGGCCTCCCTGCACAAGGATCCCGAGCTGTCGAAGTTCGAGGGGCGCGTATCCGACTCGGGAGAGGGGCGATGGACCGTCCACGCGGCCGTCGACGAGGGCGTCCCGGCCCCGGTCCTCACGGCCGCCCTGTATCAGCGGTTTTCGTCAAGGGGAGGGGCGGACTTCGCCGGCCGGCTCCTGTCCGCCATGCGGTACGCATTCGGCGGACACGCGGAGAAGGGATGAGCGGGGATGGAATTCAGGGAGCGTCGAGGATTTCCCGGACCTTGAGAGTGAGCGCTTCCGCGGTGAACGGCTTCTGTAAAAACGCGATCCCGGTATTCGGGTTGTCGATCCGGCCGATTTCGCTGTCGGTGTAGCCCGACATGAACAGGATCCGCGAGTCCGGCCGGCCGGACTGCAATTTGTTGGCGAGCTCCAGGCCGTCCATCTTCGGCATGACGACGTCCGTCACCACCAGGTGGATCCTCCCCTGGTGCGCGCCCGAAAGGACCAGCGCCTCCTTGCCGTTGCGCGCTTCGATCACCGTGTAGCCGCAGGTCCGAAGGATTTCCCGCGCGGGAAGCCGGACGACGTCCTCGTCCTCCACGAGGAGGATCGTCTCGTTTCCGGGAACCAGACCCTCCGGCCCCTTCCGATCGCCTGCGTCGCGCCGGTCCGTCGTCGGGTCCGCCTTCGACAGGTAGACAAACCAGCTTGCGCCGCGCTCCGCGGATGCCGCGCGGAAATGGCCGCCGAACTCCTTGACGATCCCGCCCGCGGCGTCGGGGAAGGCGCAGCTTCCCGGGGGTGTGCCGTTTCCCTGCGCCTCGAGCGACAGCAGAACGTAGCCGCCGGGAGGGATGCCAGGATGGGAAGCGGATCCCGATGAGGGCAGCTCCAATCCGGAGGTTCCGAGGGCGATCCGGCCGCCCGGGCAGGCGATGCCCCGCGCGTGGACCACGAGCGCGGCGAGCATCTGCTCCAGCTTGCCCTCGGTGGCCATCACTTTTCCCGCTCCGCGTCCCGGCCCGATCGAGAACTCGACCGCATCGCCGGCGAGCCGGCGCAGCATCCGGTCCATGCCCGCAAGGACGCCGTTCACGTCCACGGGCCCGGGGCGGAAGATCCGGCGGCGGCCGTCGGACGGATCCGGGCGCTCGTCGCGGGCCGGCGGCCCCGCGGCTTTCCGGCCGGGTAGCGCCTCGCGCTGGATACCGATCCAGGATACGATCCTGCCTGACGGATCCCGTACGGGGGATACGACCGCCTCCTCTTCGAGCGGCGTGCCGTCCTTCTTTCGGCCGTCCAGCCTGCCGCGCCACGTCTCGCTCCGGCCGATGGCCTCCCAATGCTTTCCGAGAAGCTCCGCCTCCCGGTATCCGGACCTCCGCTCGAATGCGGCGTTGACGAACAGGATGGCGCCCCGGGCGTCGGTCACGACGATGCCGTCTCCCGCCTGGCGCATCGCCGTCGTCAGGCGGGAAGATGTTTCCTCCTCCGATTTCCGGCCGGGCATCTCACGAAGAATCTCGACGACGCCGTAAACGGTTCCGTCCGCGCCCCGGAGCGGGGCGGCGGAGGAACAGACCCGGATCGGCGAACCGTCGGCCCGGCGGCGGTCGAGCAGCCTCTCAAGATACGCTTCCCCCGCCGCCGTCTGTTTCAGCAGGCGTTCGAATTCGGCCTGGCATTCCGCGGGGACGATGGGGAGCCGCTTTCCGACGGCCTCCGCGGGTGTCCAGCCGAACGTTTTCTCGGCGGCGGGATTCCAATGCGTCACCACCCCCGCGGTGTCGTAGGCCACGATGGGGAGCGGCGACGAATCGATCATCGGTCCGAATGCGGCGTTTCGCTCCATTCCACCGGTTTCTTCGGCATTTCCCGTGAAAAGTATTAGGAAAAGCCGAAGGGACGGGGCTGCGCCGTCCGCCGATCCGCGTTTGACTCTCCCCCCGGCGGTCGATTACGATTACCTGATTGTTTTATTTGTTTTTCGGGGATCGTCCCGCAGGAGACGCCGGTGGACTGCAAGAAGATCACGATCGGAAGGCTTGTCGACGAGATTGCGGCGCAATACCCGGATTCCGACGCCATGGTGTACGTGAACCGCGGGTTGCGCCTGAACTACCGGGAGTTCCGGGAGGAATGCCGCACCGTCGCGCGCGGCCTCATGGCGCTCGGGATCCGGAAGGGGGACCACGTCGGCATCTGGGCGACGAACGTCCCGGAGTGGCTGATCCTGCAGTTCGCCTCCGCGCGGATCGGGGCGGTTCTCATCACCATCAACACGCAATACCGGCCGTTCGAGCTCGAATACCTCCTCCGCCAGA is a window encoding:
- a CDS encoding biotin/lipoyl-containing protein, producing the protein MSASAMKKGYRNLLKNIRDGKAIWLVGTGPRDTGQSDFKNRFTLHDLERLLPVYDASGYFAIDSHGGARLHQDMMNNMIDPFEEARLFAERMPHVLTQTLVRGTNLWGYRMYPRNIVRLAVESFLPTVDVWRCFDFLNYVPNMAPVAEEVLRAGKIFSPAISFTESAETTDAYYLKVMKEIVTLCGGTRDIVLVIKDMAGVGSPARIRRLVDAILQKHPQLIVLYHRHSTDGLAMPAMAAAAEAGAKMFDVTDDAFSRFYGHPPVRPLVRYLRELGHEVHFDMKRADDASEVIRGFIRNYERFESQFKGFSSDVTQHRMPGGAFPSSFEQAEKGGFLDLMPYILKGMSYGNRIIKYFDVTPGSQITWTTWAGTLQRFHKEGGESNVKRLFGVLDRFFEAGERFEELSHADQNVMLRLYAGATDDLKNLLLGKYGPLPFGWPADWVYRSVFGDGWTEKVRAERIPFDPLSLLPDEDLGAAQAVMEAELGRSATPEEFLLYLMHPKAAINFLRFRERFGNTTVLPTKVWLDGLRKPGDLVRISIQGKPHVITLVSIGEGIGGVKDVVLSVDNIMHVFHVDMPEAAAAKKTVRKATPGNRGEIGATVNGTVWRIGTKGRELKEGDRVRKGEEILNIEVMKTENAVKSSVAGVIREICVAVNDRVEEGQLLAVVDPGGE
- a CDS encoding CoA pyrophosphatase, with the translated sequence MIRGSEGPDSFFAELKRALTPADRTIPPPAALRQAGVLVPLFADGKEIRVVLTRRTERVPHHKGQVCFPGGSRDAGDPDLLATALRESEEELGIRPEVVEVIGSMEPVPTVTGFFIQPFVVRIPAGSPSLRDEFEVAELFDAPLSAFTDFSLYRSAETTFLGQPYLVYFLDYGRHAIWGATARILHDLAGIALRIPGVRRAAG
- the metW gene encoding methionine biosynthesis protein MetW; this translates as MVSGGGRIDHDIILDLVPMGAKVLDLGCGDGSLLEKLVRTKDVRGSGIEISDEGVRACIGKGLAVMQGDIDLGLAEWPDRSFDYVILNQTLQAVRKPEVVLREMLRVGRKAVAGFPNFAYWKLRAYLLLRGRMPKTKFLPYEWYDTPNIHFCSVRDFDEYCESHGVRVERRIYISNDAEGRVLKGVLPNLFAETAVYLLAGE
- a CDS encoding ORF6N domain-containing protein; protein product: MPLPIERIEVRILTIRGHRVLLDTDLAEMFGVPTKRLNEAVGRNMARFPEDFMFRLTSEESESLRSQIATSKGRGGRRYLPYAFTEQGVSMLSSVLNSERAIQVNIAIMRAFVALRRAAASHAALSRRLDELERKHGVHDEHLKIVFAAIRELMEPPKTPRRRIGF
- a CDS encoding methyltransferase domain-containing protein: MTCTGVFEHVPDDMKGFREIHRILRPGGHFVFTVPMTRNPVTMERAVLRPDGTIEHRMEPEYNSDRIRGTGKVLAFRSYGADIVRRLESAGFAAETRMIVSPENRITGIPVNIARKR
- a CDS encoding sulfite exporter TauE/SafE family protein → MNLAEFSLVACVGGVAAGFLGSLTGLGGGIVVTPLLVLLLGVDIRYAIGTSLITIIATSSGAAAAYVRDGYTNFRIGMFLEVATTVGAMAGAYLAGLISPSAIAVLFGAVLLHSAYLTNRPRPEHPPTEAADPVAARLKMDSSYPAPEGPQPYRVRNVPGGFLLMLVAGTLSGLLGIGSGAVKVLAMDQVMRIPFKVSTTTSTFMIGVTAAASAGIYLARGYIDPVLSMPVMLGVLGGSLIGAKVLARVRTRVLRIVFSLVILAMGAQLIYNGLAGRI
- a CDS encoding DUF1634 domain-containing protein; translation: MGGWGDDRLQRIIGGLLRWGIVLAAAMVVTGGVMYFDECGGAIPDYRVFRGEPPELRSVAGIVREAASLNPLGVIQLGLLMLIATPLIRIAFSVAAFALQKDMAYVAVTLFVLSAVLYGLSREGPRTVVPPERYRSVCVLSGAESPKMVWPQEGTR
- the gnd gene encoding phosphogluconate dehydrogenase (NAD(+)-dependent, decarboxylating) — translated: MELGMIGLGRMGANMVRRLMGAGHRCVVHDLAPEAVSALEREGAAGAATLDDLVRGLAPPRIVWMMVPAAVVERTVSALAPRLERGDILVDGGNSWYADDIRRAAELSAAGIRYVDVGTSGGLWGKERGYCLMIGGDAEAVRRLDPVFRALAPPMESAPRTPGREGAAAEAEGGYLHCGPAGAGHFVKMVHNGIEYGLMEAYAEGFNILRQAGAGGAGSGFRFPLADIAEVWRRGSVVSSWLLDLTAASLHKDPELSKFEGRVSDSGEGRWTVHAAVDEGVPAPVLTAALYQRFSSRGGADFAGRLLSAMRYAFGGHAEKG
- a CDS encoding PAS domain S-box protein — its product is MERNAAFGPMIDSSPLPIVAYDTAGVVTHWNPAAEKTFGWTPAEAVGKRLPIVPAECQAEFERLLKQTAAGEAYLERLLDRRRADGSPIRVCSSAAPLRGADGTVYGVVEILREMPGRKSEEETSSRLTTAMRQAGDGIVVTDARGAILFVNAAFERRSGYREAELLGKHWEAIGRSETWRGRLDGRKKDGTPLEEEAVVSPVRDPSGRIVSWIGIQREALPGRKAAGPPARDERPDPSDGRRRIFRPGPVDVNGVLAGMDRMLRRLAGDAVEFSIGPGRGAGKVMATEGKLEQMLAALVVHARGIACPGGRIALGTSGLELPSSGSASHPGIPPGGYVLLSLEAQGNGTPPGSCAFPDAAGGIVKEFGGHFRAASAERGASWFVYLSKADPTTDRRDAGDRKGPEGLVPGNETILLVEDEDVVRLPAREILRTCGYTVIEARNGKEALVLSGAHQGRIHLVVTDVVMPKMDGLELANKLQSGRPDSRILFMSGYTDSEIGRIDNPNTGIAFLQKPFTAEALTLKVREILDAP